The following are encoded together in the Salvia hispanica cultivar TCC Black 2014 chromosome 6, UniMelb_Shisp_WGS_1.0, whole genome shotgun sequence genome:
- the LOC125192894 gene encoding calcium-binding protein CP1-like, translating into MCPTGSELSRSVEKSNLRSAFDVLDADGDGRISHADLRAFYGGISGSDDDVIGSMISAADSNRDGFVEYDEFRRVLGGGKRRGGANSAMEEAFRVMDKDGDGKVGMEDLKVYLEWAGLEARDEDVRAMIRLGGGDESGGVTFEGLLKILAV; encoded by the coding sequence atgtgCCCAACGGGAAGCGAGCTTTCCAGAAGCGTCGAGAAATCGAATCTCCGTTCGGCGTTCGACGTCCTCGACGCCGACGGCGACGGGCGCATCAGCCACGCCGACCTCCGCGCCTTCTACGGCGGGATCTCCGGCTCCGACGACGACGTGATCGGGTCGATGATCTCCGCCGCGGACTCCAATCGCGACGGATTCGTCGAATACGACGAATTCCGGCGGGTTTTGGGCGGCGGGAAGAGGAGAGGCGGAGCCAATTCGGCCATGGAAGAGGCGTTTCGGGTGATGGACAAGGATGGGGACGGGAAGGTGGGGATGGAGGATTTGAAGGTGTATTTGGAATGGGCCGGGCTGGAGGCCCGGGATGAGGATGTGCGGGCCATGATTCGGCTGGGCGGCGGAGATGAGAGCGGCGGCGTTACGTTTGAGGGTTTGCTTAAAATTCTCGCGGTTTga
- the LOC125196407 gene encoding DNA replication complex GINS protein SLD5-like, producing MDSGAGESSAADDYESLMSTTDAELLKSAWRNEKAAPEILNYAADLVQRSRQQIQLMEEMVDDYINDGVDPLTVSLYQIDLDRTMFLLRSYLRTRLQKIEKYVFHIQKTAEEWNRLSKQEQKFASRFAGDIKNHLDQSVLSRLPDQYQSHLRQSAASEEDDMVPEPQLDSYVVCRSKKYLGAYQLGDSGEELINIEADDLYALPYKSIKPLIESGQVDLV from the exons ATGGATTCAGGTGCAGGAGAAAGCTCTGCTGCCGACGACTACGAGTCGTTGATGTCGACCACCGACGCCGAGCTGCTGAAGAGCGCGTGGCGGAACGAGAAAGCGGCGCCGGAGATTCTCAATTACGCCGCTGATTTGGTGCAGAGGTCGCGCCAGCAGATCCAATTAATG GAAGAAATGGTGGACGATTACATCAACGATGGTGTTGATCCACTAACAGTATCTCTTTACCAGATTGACTTGGACAGGACCATGTTCTTGTTGAGATCTTATCTCCGCACTCGTCTTCAAAAG ATTGAAAAATACGTCTTCCATATACAGAAAACTGCAGAAGAATGGAATAGGCTTTCAAAGCAGGAACAGAAGTTTGCTTCAAG GTTTGCTGGAGACATAAAGAATCATCTGGATCAGTCTGTGCTCTCTAGATTGCCAGATCAATACCAGTCCCATTTGAGGCAATCTGCAGCAAGTGAAGAAGACGACATGG TTCCAGAGCCGCAGCTGGATTCCTATGTCGTCTGCAGAAGCAAGAAATACTTGGGAGCCTATCAGCTCGGCGACAG TGGAGAGGAGCTTATTAACATTGAAGCAGACGATTTGTATGCTTTGCCATACAAGTCTATAAAGCCTCTCATCGAGAGTGGCCAAGTCGATCTCGTTTAA
- the LOC125197468 gene encoding biotin--protein ligase 1, chloroplastic-like isoform X1, translated as MIIASKLGAGTSEAAAARATGTRTRGSESRGNFGELPIGSMCVTDVQLKGRGRSKNVWESPKGCLLFSFTIQMEDGRVVPLVQYVVSLAMTEAVNDVCRRNRLGYAANQLQREDIISAFFNKFEVFHDIFLSQDFQALENLYYKTWLHRGQRVVVQEKNESEDQVSENVVTIQGLTRSGYLLAATDDGQICELHPDGNSFDFFQGLVRRKLG; from the exons ATGATTATTGCGTCGAAATTGGGGGCGGGGACGTCGGAGGCGGCAGCGGCACGGGCGAcggggacgaggacgagggggagtgagagccgagg TAATTTTGGTGAACTGCCTATTGGCTCTATGTGTGTTACTGACGTGCAGCTTAAGGGCAGAG GCCGGTCGAAGAATGTGTGGGAATCACCAAAGGGATGCCTTCTCTTTTCATTCACAATACAGATGGAGGATGGGAGAGTGGTACCACTTGTGCAGTATGTGGTTTCTTTGGCTATGACTGAAGCAGTTAATGATGTCTGTCGAAGAAAT AGGTTGGGATATGCTGCGAATCAATTACAACGTGAAGATATCATATCAGCTTTCTTTAATAAATTCGAGGTCTTTCATGATATATTCCTCAGCCAAG ACTTTCAAGCACTGGAGAACCTCTACTACAAAACATGGCTTCACAG GGGACAGCGAGTTGTTGTACAGGAAAAGAATGAGAGCGAAGACCAAGTTTCTGAAAATGTTGTCACAATCCAG GGCTTGACACGTTCTGGATATTTATTGGCTGCCACTGATGATGGTCAGATATGTGAGCTTCATCCAGATGGAAATAG TTTCGATTTCTTTCAAGGACTGGTCAGAAGGAAATTGGGTTGA
- the LOC125197468 gene encoding biotin--protein ligase 1, chloroplastic-like isoform X2, with amino-acid sequence MCVTDVQLKGRGRSKNVWESPKGCLLFSFTIQMEDGRVVPLVQYVVSLAMTEAVNDVCRRNRLGYAANQLQREDIISAFFNKFEVFHDIFLSQDFQALENLYYKTWLHRGQRVVVQEKNESEDQVSENVVTIQGLTRSGYLLAATDDGQICELHPDGNSFDFFQGLVRRKLG; translated from the exons ATGTGTGTTACTGACGTGCAGCTTAAGGGCAGAG GCCGGTCGAAGAATGTGTGGGAATCACCAAAGGGATGCCTTCTCTTTTCATTCACAATACAGATGGAGGATGGGAGAGTGGTACCACTTGTGCAGTATGTGGTTTCTTTGGCTATGACTGAAGCAGTTAATGATGTCTGTCGAAGAAAT AGGTTGGGATATGCTGCGAATCAATTACAACGTGAAGATATCATATCAGCTTTCTTTAATAAATTCGAGGTCTTTCATGATATATTCCTCAGCCAAG ACTTTCAAGCACTGGAGAACCTCTACTACAAAACATGGCTTCACAG GGGACAGCGAGTTGTTGTACAGGAAAAGAATGAGAGCGAAGACCAAGTTTCTGAAAATGTTGTCACAATCCAG GGCTTGACACGTTCTGGATATTTATTGGCTGCCACTGATGATGGTCAGATATGTGAGCTTCATCCAGATGGAAATAG TTTCGATTTCTTTCAAGGACTGGTCAGAAGGAAATTGGGTTGA
- the LOC125192407 gene encoding transcription factor bHLH148-like, with protein MMASIMSSSNPAANPDRSSTRRKKKKKIHHNPQIQPETPKIQWQSDAQQQIYSSKLLHALQQVRLGSSGSEPSSSAPRRVRDAAYGVLAATARGRTRWSRAILTSRLKLKFMKKNNIAKRQRKVMTVIAAAGYQPRRKSKVGVFRLKSKCFPAFQRKARVLSRLIPGCRKQPFPVVLEETTDYIAALQMQVRAMSALAELLTGSGSSSSSSAQLS; from the exons ATGATGGCATCGATCATGTCATCATCAAATCCAGCTGCAAATCCCGACAGATCATCAAccagaagaaagaagaagaagaaaatccaCCACAATCCCCAAATCCAACCCGAAACCCCCAAAATCCAATGGCAATCCGACGCTCAGCAGCAAATCTACTCCTCCAAGCTGCTCCACGCGCTGCAGCAGGTCCGGCTCGGCTCATCCGGCTCCGAGCCTTCATCATCGGCTCCGCGCCGCGTGCGCGACGCCGCGTACGGCGTCCTGGCCGCCACGGCGCGGGGGCGCACCCGGTGGAGCCGCGCGATCCTGACGAGCCGGCTCAAGCTCAAGTTCATGAAGAAGAACAACATCGCCAAGCGCCAGCGCAAGGTGATGACGGTGATCGCCGCCGCCGGCTATCAGCCGCGGAGGAAGTCCAAGGTCGGCGTCTTCAGGCTTAAATCTAAGTGTTTTCCGGCGTTTCAGCGGAAGGCGCGGGTGCTGAGCCGGTTAATTCCCGGCTGCCGGAAACAACCGTTTCCGGTGGTTTTGGAGGAGACGACGGATTATATTGCCGCTCTCCAAATGCAG GTGCGAGCCATGAGTGCATTAGCCGAGCTCCTAACCGGTTCAGGCTCGTCTTCAAGCAGCTCGGCGCAACTCAGctaa